The following are encoded together in the Streptomyces sp. NBC_00341 genome:
- the metG gene encoding methionine--tRNA ligase → MAATGSEKQGGEDVKSFYVSTPIYYVNDAPHLGHAYTTVAGDVLTRWHRQRGEKVWYLTGTDEHGQKIMRTAEANNVSPQAWCDKLVEESWKPLWEHLGIGNDDFIRTTEKRHTDRVQEFVQDLYDKDEIYKGGYEGPYCVGCEEYKLPGDLIEAEDGTKLCPIHKKPVEILKEENYFFKLSQYGPKLLEFYAANPGFIQPESARNEVVNFVKQGLQDLSISRSTFDWGVPVPWDDKHVIYVWVDALLNYATAVGYGANQEKFDATFPANVHLVGKDILRFHAVIWPAMLMAQGLPLPGKVVANGWLMVGGEKMSKSNLTGIKPQDLTSHFGVDAYRWYFLRAIAFGSDGSFSWEDFTARYTSELANDYGNLASRLAAMVGKYYGGALPEATAAGEPEQAVRDGLTKAVAAADRKIGEELDFQGGILSIFDFVKQVNGYITEQEPWKVAKDESPEGRARLATILYTAAEALRGVAVLLNPVMPDTSQKLWESLGAEESLGALSDQRMLEAADWGRLAPGATVTKGAVLFPRLEEKP, encoded by the coding sequence ATGGCGGCCACTGGATCAGAGAAGCAGGGGGGCGAGGACGTGAAGAGCTTCTACGTCTCGACCCCCATCTACTACGTGAACGACGCTCCTCACCTGGGCCACGCCTACACGACCGTCGCAGGCGACGTGCTCACCCGCTGGCACCGCCAGCGCGGCGAGAAGGTGTGGTACCTCACCGGCACGGACGAGCACGGTCAGAAGATCATGCGCACGGCCGAGGCGAACAACGTCTCGCCCCAGGCGTGGTGCGACAAGCTCGTCGAGGAGTCCTGGAAGCCCCTCTGGGAGCACCTCGGCATCGGGAACGACGACTTCATCCGTACGACGGAGAAGCGTCACACCGACCGTGTGCAGGAGTTCGTTCAGGACCTGTACGACAAGGACGAGATCTACAAGGGCGGTTACGAAGGCCCTTACTGCGTGGGCTGTGAGGAGTACAAGCTCCCCGGCGACCTCATCGAGGCGGAGGACGGCACGAAGCTGTGCCCGATCCACAAGAAGCCGGTGGAGATCCTCAAGGAGGAGAACTACTTCTTCAAGCTGAGCCAGTACGGCCCGAAGCTGCTTGAGTTCTACGCGGCCAACCCCGGGTTCATCCAGCCCGAGTCGGCCCGCAACGAGGTCGTGAACTTCGTGAAGCAGGGCCTCCAGGACCTGTCGATCTCGCGCTCGACCTTCGACTGGGGCGTCCCGGTCCCGTGGGACGACAAGCACGTCATCTACGTGTGGGTCGACGCGCTGCTCAACTACGCGACGGCGGTCGGCTACGGCGCCAACCAGGAGAAGTTCGACGCCACGTTCCCGGCGAACGTGCACCTGGTCGGCAAGGACATCCTGCGCTTCCACGCGGTGATCTGGCCCGCGATGCTGATGGCGCAGGGCCTGCCGCTGCCCGGCAAGGTCGTCGCCAACGGCTGGCTGATGGTCGGCGGCGAGAAGATGTCGAAGTCGAACCTGACGGGCATCAAGCCGCAGGACCTCACCTCGCACTTCGGCGTGGACGCGTACCGCTGGTACTTCCTGCGGGCCATCGCCTTCGGCAGCGACGGCTCGTTCTCCTGGGAGGACTTCACCGCCCGCTACACCTCCGAGCTCGCCAACGACTACGGCAACCTGGCCTCGCGCCTCGCGGCCATGGTCGGCAAGTACTACGGCGGTGCGCTCCCCGAGGCCACGGCCGCGGGTGAGCCCGAGCAGGCGGTGCGGGACGGGCTGACGAAGGCCGTCGCGGCGGCCGACCGGAAGATCGGCGAGGAGCTGGACTTCCAGGGCGGCATCCTGTCCATCTTCGACTTCGTGAAGCAGGTCAACGGCTACATCACGGAGCAGGAGCCGTGGAAGGTCGCCAAGGACGAGTCGCCGGAGGGCCGGGCCCGCCTCGCGACGATCCTGTACACGGCCGCGGAGGCGCTGCGCGGTGTCGCGGTCCTGCTGAACCCCGTCATGCCGGACACCTCCCAGAAGCTGTGGGAGTCCCTGGGCGCGGAGGAGTCCCTGGGCGCGCTCTCCGACCAGCGCATGCTGGAGGCCGCCGACTGGGGCCGGCTGGCGCCGGGCGCGACGGTGACGAAGGGCGCGGTGCTGTTCCCGCGCCTGGAGGAGAAGCCGTAG
- a CDS encoding nucleotide sugar dehydrogenase, with protein MDVIAAAPPGPPEPVLTNGPAPAAHPDRTVDVAVVGIGYAGLPLAVAAAGGGHRTRGLDLSDFLVAQVNIGRPPVDTVTRAELDAVAPLLDATTDPAFLSECSVVALCVPTPVDTHGVPDLEPLLSAVRTVRQHLVSGQLVIIESTTYPGTTDGVIREILEESGLTAGTDFHLAFSPERVDPGNTRYGFHNTPKVVGGLTAACGARAAAFYAGLTERVHVTRSSREAEAAKILENTYRQVNLALVNEFAQICHRLGVDVWETIEAAATKPFGFTPFRPGAGVGGHCIPVDPLYLVHRATQAGVPFRMAEQAQRINDSIPVWVASRARELLTANRINVRGAKVLLLGVTYKPDVADIRHSPAEPLALELLGAGADVMFHDPYVTTFSARGRAVPAGHDLVADLAAADLTIVVQRHRMYDNGLLAHARLVLDPCGPGTTQEVGTA; from the coding sequence ATGGACGTCATCGCCGCCGCACCACCCGGTCCACCCGAGCCGGTCCTCACGAACGGCCCCGCCCCGGCCGCACACCCCGACCGCACCGTCGACGTCGCCGTCGTGGGCATCGGCTACGCGGGCCTGCCGCTCGCCGTGGCCGCCGCCGGGGGCGGCCACCGCACCCGCGGACTGGACCTGAGCGACTTCCTGGTGGCTCAGGTCAACATCGGCCGGCCGCCCGTCGACACGGTGACCCGTGCCGAACTGGACGCCGTGGCGCCGTTGCTCGACGCCACCACGGACCCCGCGTTCCTGAGCGAATGCTCCGTCGTCGCCCTGTGCGTTCCCACACCGGTGGACACCCACGGTGTGCCGGACCTGGAGCCCCTGCTCTCCGCCGTGCGCACGGTCCGCCAGCACCTGGTGTCCGGACAGCTGGTGATCATCGAGTCCACCACCTACCCCGGGACCACCGACGGCGTCATCCGCGAGATCCTGGAGGAGTCCGGGCTGACCGCGGGCACGGACTTCCACCTGGCCTTCTCGCCGGAGCGGGTGGACCCGGGCAACACCCGGTACGGCTTCCACAACACGCCCAAGGTGGTCGGCGGGCTGACCGCGGCGTGCGGTGCCCGCGCCGCCGCGTTCTACGCGGGACTGACCGAGCGGGTGCACGTCACCCGCTCCAGCCGTGAGGCCGAGGCCGCCAAGATCCTGGAGAACACCTACCGCCAGGTGAACCTGGCCCTGGTCAACGAGTTCGCGCAGATCTGCCACCGGCTGGGTGTCGACGTCTGGGAGACCATCGAGGCCGCCGCGACCAAGCCCTTCGGCTTCACCCCGTTCCGTCCCGGCGCGGGTGTCGGGGGCCACTGCATTCCGGTCGACCCGCTCTACCTCGTGCACCGCGCGACGCAGGCCGGGGTGCCGTTCCGGATGGCCGAGCAGGCGCAGCGGATCAACGACTCGATTCCCGTCTGGGTCGCCTCCCGGGCGCGGGAACTGCTGACGGCGAACAGGATCAACGTCCGTGGGGCCAAGGTGCTCCTGCTGGGCGTCACCTACAAGCCGGACGTCGCCGACATCCGCCACTCGCCGGCCGAGCCGCTCGCCCTCGAACTGCTCGGCGCGGGCGCCGATGTGATGTTCCACGACCCGTACGTCACCACGTTCTCCGCACGCGGCCGGGCCGTACCCGCCGGGCACGACCTGGTGGCCGACCTCGCCGCCGCCGACCTGACGATCGTCGTGCAGCGGCACCGGATGTACGACAACGGGCTCCTGGCCCACGCACGGCTCGTCCTGGACCCCTGCGGCCCCGGCACGACGCAGGAGGTCGGGACCGCATGA
- a CDS encoding pirin family protein, with translation MPAVTVENPLTLPKVAASGDAVARPVLAVTTAPSGFEGEGFPVRRAFAGINYKYLDPFIMMDQMGEVEYAAGEPKGTPWHPHRGFETVTYLIDGTFVHQDSNGGGGTIQNGDTQWMTAGSGLLHIEAPPESLVTSGGLFHGLQLWVNLPKADKMMAPRYQDIRGGQVQLLASPDGGALLRVIAGELDGHQGPGATHTPITMIHATVRPGAEVTLPWREDFNGLAYVLAGRGTVGEDRRPVHMGQTAVFGAGSSLTVRADEQQDGNTPELEVVLLGGRPIREPMAHYGPFVMNSQAELKQAFEDFQAGRLGTVPAVHGM, from the coding sequence ATGCCCGCAGTAACCGTCGAAAACCCGCTGACCCTGCCCAAGGTCGCCGCCTCTGGCGACGCCGTCGCCCGTCCCGTGCTCGCCGTGACCACGGCACCCAGCGGGTTCGAGGGCGAGGGATTCCCCGTGCGCCGCGCCTTCGCGGGAATCAACTACAAGTACCTCGACCCGTTCATCATGATGGACCAGATGGGCGAGGTGGAGTACGCGGCCGGTGAGCCGAAGGGCACCCCCTGGCACCCGCACCGCGGCTTCGAGACCGTCACCTACCTGATCGACGGCACCTTCGTGCACCAGGACTCCAACGGTGGCGGCGGCACCATCCAGAACGGCGACACCCAGTGGATGACCGCCGGGTCCGGGCTGCTCCACATCGAGGCCCCGCCGGAGTCCCTCGTCACCTCGGGCGGCCTCTTCCACGGCCTCCAGCTCTGGGTGAACCTGCCCAAGGCCGACAAGATGATGGCCCCGCGCTACCAGGACATCCGCGGCGGCCAGGTGCAGCTGCTCGCCTCCCCGGACGGCGGCGCGCTGCTCCGGGTGATCGCGGGCGAGCTGGACGGCCACCAGGGCCCCGGTGCCACCCACACCCCCATCACGATGATCCACGCGACCGTGCGCCCCGGCGCCGAGGTGACCCTGCCGTGGCGCGAGGACTTCAACGGCCTCGCGTACGTGCTGGCCGGCCGCGGCACCGTGGGCGAGGACCGCAGGCCCGTCCACATGGGCCAGACCGCCGTCTTCGGCGCCGGCTCCTCGCTGACCGTCCGCGCGGACGAGCAGCAGGACGGCAACACCCCGGAGCTGGAGGTCGTCCTGCTCGGCGGGCGTCCCATCCGGGAGCCGATGGCGCACTACGGGCCGTTCGTGATGAACAGCCAGGCCGAACTGAAGCAGGCCTTCGAGGACTTCCAGGCCGGCCGCCTCGGCACCGTGCCCGCCGTCCACGGGATGTGA
- a CDS encoding helix-turn-helix transcriptional regulator has protein sequence MNKLTEQVRQRFYGLIHRNPGWSLEQMAAEVHCSLAEADQACDALCAVGLLLPASSAPCGYVTVTPEAALTRLFSAEERQTAAHLQHLARIRGAVASLIGDYPRLHDERRESVEIETLPTPALVNAFLEDAGSTCNVRMRSMHPGGPPPEELMDDMLLRDKEMESRGIRVETLYSRRTAEVPYMAAYLTDAERIGREARTADYLPLRMILFDDDLAVLPIDPQDSSEGAFAIHGQALVRSLHALYDYCWHTSVPVRPAPPQAALGAELDSQDLVVVRMLADGVKDEAIARHLGISSRTLSRYMTCLMERLGVHTRFQAALRVAERGLLD, from the coding sequence GTGAACAAGCTGACCGAACAGGTGCGCCAGCGCTTCTACGGGCTGATCCACCGGAATCCCGGCTGGTCGCTCGAACAGATGGCGGCCGAGGTCCACTGCTCCCTCGCCGAGGCGGATCAGGCCTGCGACGCCCTCTGCGCCGTCGGCCTGCTGCTCCCCGCGTCGTCGGCCCCCTGCGGCTACGTGACCGTCACCCCGGAGGCCGCGCTCACCCGGCTGTTCTCCGCCGAGGAACGCCAGACCGCGGCGCACCTGCAGCATCTGGCCAGGATCCGGGGTGCGGTCGCCTCCCTGATCGGCGACTACCCGCGCCTGCACGACGAGCGCCGGGAGTCCGTCGAGATCGAGACCCTGCCGACACCGGCACTGGTGAACGCCTTCCTGGAGGACGCGGGCAGCACCTGCAACGTACGCATGCGGTCGATGCACCCCGGCGGACCGCCGCCGGAGGAACTCATGGACGACATGCTGCTGCGCGACAAGGAGATGGAGAGCCGCGGCATCCGGGTGGAGACGCTCTACTCGCGACGGACCGCCGAGGTCCCCTACATGGCCGCGTATCTGACCGACGCGGAGCGGATCGGGCGCGAGGCGCGCACCGCGGACTACCTGCCGCTGCGCATGATCCTCTTCGACGACGACCTCGCGGTCCTGCCGATCGACCCGCAGGACTCCAGCGAGGGGGCCTTCGCCATCCACGGGCAGGCGCTGGTGAGATCCCTGCACGCGCTGTACGACTACTGCTGGCACACCTCGGTCCCCGTCCGCCCCGCGCCCCCGCAGGCCGCCCTCGGGGCGGAACTCGACTCCCAGGACCTCGTCGTGGTGCGCATGCTCGCCGACGGCGTCAAGGACGAGGCGATCGCCCGCCACCTCGGCATCTCCTCCAGGACGCTGAGCCGGTACATGACCTGCCTGATGGAGCGGCTGGGCGTGCACACCCGCTTCCAGGCGGCCCTGCGCGTCGCGGAGCGCGGGCTGCTGGACTGA
- a CDS encoding AI-2E family transporter: protein MQTPKPLLPVGARRLAAWCGVVLLVTGVAAVAIWLCVALKTAVTPVLLALLGTALLGPVHRRLTKHGVNRSVAAGLTCVLLVAVVGGAGYIVVTALIDTGDQIVQSLKDAGQWVADHFGVEGNTNVDDLATNAKKLVEKFGASAAGGLLTGISLVGSLIATSVLALLLTFFFLRDADRAAHLAHSIAPRGAGDLVEAMGRRAFEAVEGFMRGTTLIALIDAVCITVGLLILRVPGAVGLGALVLVGAYIPYLGAFISGAVAVLVALADRGFVIALWALGIVLAVQVLEGHILQPMIQSRTVQMHPATIMIALTAGASVAGLLGMLLAVPVCAAAFGVLGELREGRLPPTGTPDAPPDRA from the coding sequence GTGCAGACACCCAAGCCCCTCCTGCCCGTCGGTGCCCGGCGACTGGCCGCCTGGTGCGGTGTCGTCCTGCTGGTCACCGGCGTCGCCGCGGTGGCCATCTGGCTCTGCGTCGCGCTCAAGACCGCCGTCACCCCCGTCCTGCTCGCGCTGCTCGGTACGGCGCTGCTCGGCCCCGTGCACCGCCGGCTGACCAAGCACGGGGTGAACCGTTCTGTGGCGGCCGGCCTCACCTGCGTGCTGCTCGTCGCGGTGGTCGGCGGCGCCGGATACATCGTCGTCACCGCGCTCATCGACACCGGTGACCAGATCGTCCAGTCGCTCAAGGACGCCGGTCAGTGGGTCGCCGACCACTTCGGGGTCGAGGGCAACACGAATGTGGACGACCTCGCCACCAACGCGAAGAAGCTCGTCGAGAAGTTCGGCGCGAGCGCCGCGGGCGGGCTGCTGACCGGCATCAGCCTGGTCGGTTCGCTCATCGCCACGAGCGTCCTCGCGCTGCTGCTGACCTTCTTCTTCCTGCGTGACGCCGACCGGGCCGCGCACCTCGCGCACTCCATCGCCCCGCGCGGCGCCGGTGACCTGGTCGAGGCGATGGGGCGGCGCGCGTTCGAGGCCGTCGAGGGCTTCATGCGCGGTACGACGCTCATCGCGCTCATCGACGCCGTCTGCATCACGGTCGGCCTGCTGATCCTGCGGGTGCCCGGTGCGGTGGGGCTGGGCGCGCTCGTGCTGGTCGGCGCCTACATCCCGTACCTGGGGGCGTTCATCTCGGGGGCCGTCGCGGTCCTGGTGGCGCTCGCGGACCGGGGCTTCGTGATCGCGCTCTGGGCGCTCGGGATCGTGCTCGCCGTGCAGGTGCTGGAGGGCCACATCCTCCAGCCGATGATCCAGAGCCGTACGGTCCAGATGCACCCCGCCACCATCATGATCGCGCTGACGGCGGGCGCGAGCGTGGCGGGCCTGCTGGGGATGCTGCTCGCGGTCCCGGTGTGCGCGGCGGCGTTCGGCGTCCTCGGCGAACTGCGCGAGGGCCGGCTGCCGCCGACAGGCACCCCGGACGCCCCACCCGACAGGGCCTAG
- a CDS encoding L,D-transpeptidase family protein has protein sequence MSVPRPCVPLRLPYVLCAVLVLLLTGCGSGGLFGTGGSAALKGTSGASGVPGPTGTVASPPAASPVPSSAGPAARPGPPPAPPREIPGLGPRTRAAIPPGTRQAFVVTGESVDSNRSTAVLYTRDGPTADWRAALAPWPAHNALNGWTDEHWEGDLRSPSGVFTLTAAGGRLDPPATAFPYDLSPDFKVEGEGFHGEPLEGSFDYVIAIDYNRLPGTSPLDHTRPLGDERGGGIWIHVDHGGPTQGCVSLTEDRMKELLGLLDPAQDPVIVMGDAASLLR, from the coding sequence GTGTCCGTGCCCCGTCCGTGCGTGCCCCTGCGGCTGCCGTACGTCCTCTGTGCCGTCCTCGTCCTGCTGCTGACCGGGTGCGGATCGGGCGGCCTCTTCGGTACGGGGGGCAGCGCCGCCCTCAAGGGGACCTCGGGTGCCTCCGGTGTCCCCGGCCCGACCGGGACCGTCGCGTCGCCGCCCGCGGCGTCCCCCGTGCCGTCGTCGGCCGGACCCGCCGCGCGGCCCGGACCGCCGCCGGCCCCGCCCCGTGAGATCCCCGGGCTCGGCCCGCGGACTAGGGCGGCGATCCCACCCGGTACCCGCCAGGCGTTCGTCGTGACCGGCGAGTCCGTCGACTCCAACCGCTCCACCGCCGTGCTCTACACCCGCGACGGCCCCACCGCGGACTGGCGGGCGGCCCTGGCACCCTGGCCCGCCCACAACGCCCTCAACGGCTGGACGGACGAGCACTGGGAGGGCGACCTCCGCTCACCCTCCGGCGTCTTCACCCTGACCGCGGCCGGCGGCCGGCTCGACCCCCCGGCCACGGCGTTCCCGTACGACCTGAGCCCGGACTTCAAGGTGGAGGGCGAAGGGTTCCACGGGGAGCCGCTGGAGGGCTCGTTCGACTACGTCATCGCCATCGACTACAACCGCCTCCCCGGCACCTCCCCGCTGGACCACACCCGGCCCCTCGGCGACGAGCGCGGCGGCGGCATCTGGATCCACGTCGACCACGGCGGCCCCACCCAGGGCTGCGTCTCGCTCACGGAGGACCGGATGAAGGAGCTCCTGGGCCTCCTGGACCCGGCCCAGGACCCCGTCATCGTGATGGGCGACGCGGCGTCGCTCCTGCGCTGA
- a CDS encoding SpoIIE family protein phosphatase: MRTEEVLAATATGLWRWDNAAGVVTLDAEAARLLELPSESGVFRESEVRSRFHPVDWNEIYGVVNLAVAEGTLAEARLRIVDAHGRVMRTVRSRSRPLPPAQDSDADYVLVGTLQEVAEPEPGADGAQNRITGDWRRSREAFLLDAGRALAEARSTAEVLRVAYSLSMPGFSPDGLAVFGVEGERLTIVGHHGHHSGDEGPFNDMPLETDYPAAEVVRTGRAIYLPSPEEYVHRYPATWPLARRFGRRSWAFLPLIVAGRTMGAWMAGFRHPVSFSPDERSVLTTVARMLAQALARAGIAETERELSEGLQRTMMPSLGTGIPGMTVAARYVPTGGGLQVGGDWYDMIPLPNGRVALVIGDVQGHDVRAAGLMGQLRIALRAYASEGHRPDAVLSRASRFLSGLTDANEDAEHTGPRFATCLYAEADPATGTLDIARAGHPDPVVMTPDGTAFIRQTAGGLPLGIEADTDYPTTRVTLEPGETIMLCTDGLIETGGHDLATGWVRLRPILERHTSDLEKLADALVQAVHGPTSHYTTGPLADRREDDVAVLLLRRESPATRVTPPRRTALTIAQAEPERIAAARQQVREMLHDWADPEQVDSAVLMISEMATNVLVHTDGDALMVAQASGEHGERRLRVEVADGSDELPHKRRPGEMASSGRGLVLMEMLADAWGVDPRGEGKSIWFELYESTEPVELAGVEAEL; the protein is encoded by the coding sequence ATGCGCACCGAGGAAGTCCTGGCCGCGACCGCGACCGGTCTCTGGCGCTGGGACAACGCCGCCGGGGTCGTCACGCTCGACGCGGAGGCGGCCCGGCTGCTGGAGCTGCCCTCCGAATCGGGCGTCTTCCGTGAGTCGGAGGTGCGCTCCCGTTTCCATCCCGTCGACTGGAACGAGATCTACGGGGTGGTCAACCTGGCCGTCGCCGAGGGCACGCTGGCCGAGGCCCGGCTGCGGATCGTGGACGCCCACGGGCGGGTGATGCGTACCGTACGGAGCCGGTCCCGGCCGCTGCCGCCCGCGCAGGACAGCGACGCGGACTACGTGCTGGTCGGCACCCTCCAGGAGGTGGCGGAGCCGGAGCCGGGCGCCGACGGGGCGCAGAACCGGATCACCGGCGACTGGCGCCGGTCCCGGGAGGCGTTCCTGCTGGACGCGGGACGCGCGCTGGCCGAGGCCCGGTCGACGGCGGAGGTGCTGCGGGTCGCCTACTCGCTCTCCATGCCCGGGTTCTCGCCGGACGGGCTGGCGGTCTTCGGGGTCGAGGGCGAGCGGCTGACGATCGTCGGGCACCACGGGCACCACTCCGGTGACGAGGGACCGTTCAACGACATGCCGCTGGAGACCGACTATCCGGCCGCCGAGGTCGTACGGACGGGGCGGGCGATCTATCTGCCCAGCCCCGAGGAGTACGTCCACCGCTACCCGGCCACCTGGCCGCTGGCCCGCCGGTTCGGGCGCCGTTCCTGGGCCTTTCTGCCGCTGATCGTGGCGGGCCGCACGATGGGCGCCTGGATGGCCGGCTTCCGGCACCCGGTGTCGTTCTCGCCGGACGAGCGGTCGGTGCTGACGACGGTGGCCAGGATGCTCGCGCAGGCGCTGGCCCGCGCCGGGATCGCCGAGACCGAGCGGGAGCTGTCCGAGGGGCTCCAGCGCACGATGATGCCGTCCCTGGGGACCGGCATCCCGGGGATGACGGTGGCCGCACGGTACGTGCCGACCGGGGGCGGGCTCCAGGTCGGCGGCGACTGGTACGACATGATCCCGCTGCCCAACGGCCGGGTCGCCCTCGTCATCGGTGACGTCCAGGGCCATGACGTGCGGGCCGCAGGGCTGATGGGCCAGTTGCGGATCGCCCTGCGCGCGTACGCCTCAGAGGGGCACCGCCCGGACGCGGTGCTCTCGCGGGCCTCGCGCTTCCTCTCCGGGCTCACCGACGCGAACGAGGACGCGGAGCACACCGGGCCGCGCTTCGCGACCTGCCTGTACGCAGAGGCGGACCCGGCCACCGGCACCCTCGACATCGCGCGGGCCGGGCACCCCGACCCCGTGGTGATGACGCCCGACGGGACCGCGTTCATCCGGCAGACCGCGGGCGGGCTCCCGCTGGGCATCGAGGCGGACACGGACTACCCGACGACCCGGGTCACCCTGGAACCGGGAGAAACGATCATGCTCTGCACGGACGGGCTGATCGAGACCGGCGGGCACGACCTGGCCACCGGCTGGGTCCGGCTGCGGCCGATCCTGGAACGGCACACCAGCGATCTGGAGAAGCTCGCGGACGCCCTGGTGCAGGCGGTGCACGGGCCCACCTCGCACTACACGACGGGCCCGCTCGCGGACCGCCGCGAGGACGACGTCGCGGTGCTGCTGCTGCGCCGCGAGAGCCCGGCGACCCGGGTGACCCCGCCGCGGCGGACCGCGCTGACCATCGCCCAGGCCGAACCGGAACGGATCGCGGCGGCCCGGCAGCAGGTGCGCGAGATGCTGCACGACTGGGCGGACCCGGAGCAGGTCGACTCCGCCGTGCTGATGATCTCCGAGATGGCCACGAACGTGCTGGTCCACACGGACGGCGACGCGCTGATGGTCGCGCAGGCCAGCGGGGAGCACGGGGAGCGGCGGCTGCGGGTGGAGGTGGCCGACGGCAGCGACGAGCTGCCGCACAAGCGGCGGCCCGGCGAGATGGCGTCCAGCGGGCGGGGGCTGGTGCTGATGGAGATGCTCGCCGACGCGTGGGGGGTGGACCCGCGCGGTGAGGGCAAGTCGATCTGGTTCGAGCTGTACGAGTCGACGGAGCCGGTGGAACTGGCGGGGGTGGAGGCGGAGCTCTAG
- the aspS gene encoding aspartate--tRNA ligase has protein sequence MHRYRSHTCGELRASDVGTDVRLSGWLHNRRDLGGILFIDLRDHYGLVQLVARPGTPGNDALAKLTKETVVRIDGKVSARGADNVNPELPTGEIEIEVTEVEVLGEAAPLPFTINAEDGVNEERRLEYRFLDLRRERMHRNIMLRSSVIASIRSKMVALGFNEMATPILTATSPEGARDFVVPSRLNPGKFYALPQAPQQFKQLLMISGFDRYFQIAPCFRDEDARADRSPGEFYQLDVEMSFVEQEDVFRPIEKLMTELFEEFGNGRHVTSPFPRIPFRESMLKYGNDKPDLRAKLELVDISDVFADSEFKAFAGKHVRALPVPDTAGQSRKFFDGLGDYAVEHGAKGLAWVRVGEDGKLAGPIAKFLTEADVKTLTERLSLVPGHAVFFGAGEFDEVSKIMSVVRVEAAKRAGHFEDGVFRFCWIVDFPMYEKDEDTGKIDFSHNPFSMPQGGLKDLEEKDPLDILAWQYDIVCNGIELSSGAIRNHEPELMLKAFEIAGYDRETVEQEFAGMLRAFRLGAPPHGGIAPGVDRIVMLLADEPNIRETIAFPLNGNAQDLMMGAPTVLDETRLRELNIQLRKPVAPAKEKAEAKDSVVRDTGAK, from the coding sequence ATGCATCGGTACAGGTCCCACACCTGCGGCGAGCTCCGCGCCTCTGACGTCGGCACCGACGTCCGGCTGAGCGGCTGGCTGCACAATCGCCGAGACCTGGGTGGCATCCTCTTCATCGATCTGCGCGACCACTACGGTCTGGTGCAGCTCGTCGCCCGCCCCGGCACCCCCGGCAACGACGCCCTGGCGAAGCTGACCAAGGAGACCGTCGTACGGATCGACGGCAAGGTGTCCGCCCGTGGCGCCGACAACGTGAACCCGGAGCTCCCGACCGGCGAGATCGAGATCGAGGTCACCGAGGTCGAGGTGCTGGGCGAGGCCGCCCCGCTGCCCTTCACGATCAACGCGGAGGACGGGGTCAACGAGGAGCGGCGCCTGGAGTACCGCTTCCTCGACCTGCGCCGCGAGCGCATGCACCGCAACATCATGCTGCGCTCCTCCGTGATCGCCTCGATCCGCTCCAAGATGGTGGCCCTCGGCTTCAACGAGATGGCGACGCCGATCCTCACCGCGACCTCCCCCGAGGGCGCCCGTGACTTCGTGGTCCCGTCCCGGCTGAACCCCGGCAAGTTCTACGCGCTGCCGCAGGCCCCGCAGCAGTTCAAGCAGCTGCTGATGATCTCCGGCTTCGACCGCTACTTCCAGATCGCGCCGTGCTTCCGCGACGAGGACGCACGCGCCGACCGGTCGCCCGGCGAGTTCTACCAGCTCGACGTCGAGATGTCCTTCGTCGAGCAGGAGGACGTCTTCCGCCCGATCGAGAAGCTCATGACCGAGCTCTTCGAGGAGTTCGGCAACGGCCGCCACGTCACCTCGCCCTTCCCGCGCATCCCGTTCCGCGAGTCGATGCTGAAGTACGGCAACGACAAGCCGGACCTGCGCGCCAAGCTGGAGCTCGTCGACATCTCCGACGTCTTCGCGGACTCGGAGTTCAAGGCCTTCGCCGGAAAGCACGTCCGCGCGCTCCCGGTGCCGGACACCGCGGGCCAGTCCCGGAAGTTCTTCGACGGCCTCGGTGACTACGCCGTCGAGCACGGCGCCAAGGGCCTGGCCTGGGTCCGGGTCGGCGAGGACGGCAAGCTGGCGGGCCCGATCGCCAAGTTCCTCACCGAGGCGGACGTCAAGACGCTCACCGAGCGGCTCTCCCTCGTCCCCGGCCACGCCGTGTTCTTCGGCGCCGGTGAGTTCGACGAGGTCTCCAAGATCATGTCGGTCGTCCGCGTCGAGGCCGCCAAGCGCGCCGGTCACTTCGAGGACGGCGTCTTCCGGTTCTGCTGGATCGTCGACTTCCCGATGTACGAGAAGGACGAGGACACCGGGAAGATCGACTTCTCGCACAACCCCTTCTCGATGCCCCAGGGCGGACTGAAGGACCTGGAGGAGAAGGACCCGCTGGACATCCTCGCCTGGCAGTACGACATCGTCTGCAACGGCATCGAGCTGTCCTCCGGCGCCATCCGTAACCACGAGCCCGAGCTGATGCTCAAGGCCTTCGAGATCGCCGGTTACGACCGCGAGACCGTCGAGCAGGAGTTCGCGGGCATGCTCCGCGCCTTCCGCCTCGGCGCCCCGCCGCACGGTGGCATCGCCCCCGGCGTCGACCGCATCGTGATGCTGCTGGCCGACGAGCCCAACATCCGCGAGACGATCGCCTTCCCGCTGAACGGCAACGCCCAGGACCTGATGATGGGCGCGCCCACGGTGCTGGACGAGACGCGGCTGCGCGAGCTGAACATCCAGCTCCGCAAGCCGGTCGCGCCCGCGAAGGAGAAGGCCGAGGCCAAGGACTCGGTCGTCAGGGACACCGGCGCGAAGTAG